From the genome of Psychrilyobacter atlanticus DSM 19335, one region includes:
- a CDS encoding rod shape-determining protein codes for MLKILKLTKNMFGIFSEDLGIDLGTANTLVCVKNKGVVLNEPSVVSINTRTKDIIAVGEKAKKMIGRTPDSCEAIRPLKNGVIADYEITEKMLREFYKRVHKRTFLSSPRVVICVPAGVSQVERRAVIDVTLEAGAREAYLIEEPMAAAIGVGINIFDPEGNLIVDIGGGTTEIAVISLGGIVRTSSLKVAGDKFDVAIGEYVRQRHDLLIGEKTAEDIKVNIATALAGDEEVTYEISGRNILNGLPKNVIISSLEVQEAIMPLIKKIVEEIKLVLEKTPPELSADIKRKGIILTGGGAGIRGLDQKIAESIQLEVRPSENPLNCVVNGIEVLLQNFEEYKSVLISPEKDY; via the coding sequence ATGTTAAAAATATTAAAGTTGACTAAAAATATGTTTGGGATTTTTTCGGAAGACCTGGGAATAGATTTAGGAACAGCAAATACATTGGTATGTGTGAAAAATAAAGGTGTAGTATTAAACGAACCATCAGTAGTATCTATAAATACAAGAACAAAAGATATAATTGCTGTAGGGGAAAAAGCAAAGAAAATGATAGGGAGAACTCCTGATAGTTGTGAAGCTATAAGACCCTTAAAAAATGGTGTAATAGCAGATTATGAAATAACGGAAAAGATGCTTCGTGAATTTTATAAAAGAGTTCACAAAAGAACTTTTTTAAGCAGCCCGAGAGTAGTAATATGTGTTCCTGCCGGAGTTTCTCAAGTAGAGAGAAGAGCAGTAATAGATGTAACGTTAGAAGCGGGAGCTAGGGAAGCTTATTTAATTGAGGAGCCTATGGCAGCAGCCATTGGAGTAGGGATAAATATTTTTGATCCTGAAGGGAATCTAATAGTAGATATAGGTGGTGGAACTACTGAGATAGCGGTAATTTCATTAGGTGGAATAGTAAGAACATCTTCATTGAAAGTCGCAGGAGATAAATTTGACGTAGCTATAGGAGAATATGTAAGACAGAGACACGACCTGCTCATAGGAGAGAAAACAGCAGAAGATATTAAAGTAAACATAGCTACTGCATTGGCAGGAGATGAAGAGGTAACTTATGAAATAAGTGGAAGAAATATCTTAAACGGGTTACCTAAAAATGTTATTATATCTTCATTGGAAGTGCAGGAAGCAATAATGCCTCTAATAAAGAAGATAGTTGAAGAGATAAAATTAGTCTTGGAGAAAACACCACCTGAGTTGTCAGCAGATATTAAGAGGAAGGGAATAATATTAACTGGTGGAGGAGCTGGAATTAGAGGCTTAGATCAAAAAATAGCAGAAAGTATTCAATTAGAGGTCAGACCCTCTGAGAATCCATTAAATTGTGTAGTGAACGGAATAGAGGTATTACTGCAAAATTTTGAGGAATATAAGAGTGTTTTGATATCTCCAGAGAAAGATTATTAA
- the folE gene encoding GTP cyclohydrolase I FolE — protein sequence MDKNKIMDGVKLILEGMGEDINREGLLETPDRVARMFGEICGGLHKDPADEISVFFHVEHNDMVIVKDIQFYSLCEHHLLPFYGKVHIAYIPENGKVTGLSKLARVVDVASKKPQLQERLNSEIVEALMGKLSAKGVLVVIEAEHMCMTMRGIQKPGSKTITSGVRGIFRTNLATREEALSLIKHM from the coding sequence ATGGATAAGAACAAAATAATGGATGGAGTAAAGTTAATCCTAGAGGGTATGGGAGAAGATATAAATAGAGAGGGGTTACTTGAGACTCCAGACAGAGTAGCGAGAATGTTTGGTGAAATTTGCGGAGGGTTGCACAAGGATCCGGCAGATGAAATTTCTGTATTTTTCCATGTAGAGCATAACGATATGGTGATAGTGAAGGACATACAGTTTTATTCATTGTGTGAACATCACTTATTGCCATTTTATGGAAAGGTGCATATAGCCTATATTCCAGAAAATGGAAAAGTAACGGGATTGAGTAAATTAGCCAGAGTAGTGGATGTGGCATCTAAAAAACCGCAACTTCAAGAGCGTCTGAATAGTGAAATAGTAGAAGCTCTAATGGGAAAACTTAGTGCAAAGGGAGTATTGGTTGTAATAGAAGCGGAACACATGTGTATGACTATGAGGGGAATACAAAAGCCGGGATCAAAGACAATTACATCTGGAGTAAGGGGAATATTTAGAACCAATCTTGCAACCAGAGAAGAAGCACTGTCATTGATAAAACATATGTAG
- a CDS encoding polyprenol monophosphomannose synthase — MKKTLIIIPTYNESENVEKLLEMIYQVKNDLNILIVDDNSPDKTYEIIERLMEEKYKDRLFIHKRSGKLGLGTAYIAGFKWALERDYNYIFEMDADFSHNPKYIPEFLKEIETHDLVIGSRYVPGGGVVNWGIIRKFISRGGSLYSRIVLGAPIKDFTGGFKCFKRETLENLNLDKIVSNGYSFQVELNYKVWLKGMKIKETPIIFEDRTLGKSKMSKKIFLEAILKVLWMRANKKFLKEN; from the coding sequence ATGAAAAAAACATTGATAATTATACCTACGTATAATGAAAGTGAAAATGTTGAAAAATTATTGGAGATGATATATCAAGTTAAAAATGACCTGAATATATTGATAGTGGATGATAATTCTCCAGATAAAACCTATGAGATCATAGAAAGATTGATGGAAGAAAAATATAAAGATAGGTTATTTATCCATAAAAGAAGTGGTAAATTAGGGCTGGGAACAGCTTATATTGCTGGATTCAAATGGGCCTTAGAAAGAGACTATAACTATATATTTGAGATGGATGCTGATTTTTCTCATAATCCAAAGTATATACCTGAATTTTTAAAGGAGATAGAAACTCACGATCTAGTAATCGGGAGTAGATATGTGCCTGGAGGAGGGGTTGTAAACTGGGGTATCATAAGAAAGTTTATTAGTCGTGGAGGAAGTTTATATTCTAGGATAGTTTTAGGAGCTCCTATAAAAGACTTTACCGGGGGATTCAAATGCTTTAAAAGGGAAACTTTGGAAAATTTAAACTTAGATAAGATAGTATCTAATGGTTATTCTTTTCAAGTGGAATTAAACTATAAAGTGTGGCTAAAAGGAATGAAGATTAAAGAAACACCGATTATATTTGAAGACAGAACCTTAGGGAAGTCCAAAATGAGTAAAAAAATATTCTTAGAAGCTATATTAAAAGTGTTGTGGATGAGAGCTAATAAAAAGTTTTTAAAAGAAAATTAA
- a CDS encoding ArnT family glycosyltransferase: MIKNILDDFNKKKFMIFLLGITVLRLVVGSYLNLSDDEAYYLLWSRNLGMSYYDHPPFVAYLIRMCTLIFGESNFSIRLVSVGTIFATSIYIYKISYYLYKSEKIAGISGLIFNILPLYSFLSIMTLPDSPLILLYTMVLYYFLKVIYEKDSRAWYIIAILTGLGLLSKYNMFMVYPSIFFYLLLSKENRFWLLKKEPYIAFIISILMFTPVIYWNYSHNWGSFEFHLEGRQSKTFRLRPTKFFQFVGGQIGVVSPILFFGLFLSSIKNFKKPDVNILFWFALPLIGVFTFSSLSNSSKVHWLACAYIPMIIVFVRYVEFNKLWRVGIGLSASLSLILYFVATTLVVPLKPKENALADMQGWDMAGARVQQIYDESTKDGEEWFLFGDRYQTSSQLAAYLPKKEYVYNLSGGTSQFDYWKDRDGVIGKNGIFVAHSFYNRKPEDKFLFDKVELVDTVVFKRWGRVQREYYIYKVYNFKGRK, translated from the coding sequence ATGATAAAAAATATATTAGATGATTTTAATAAAAAAAAATTCATGATATTTCTATTGGGAATTACCGTTTTAAGACTAGTTGTAGGTAGTTACTTGAACTTATCTGATGATGAGGCATATTATCTGTTATGGTCTAGAAATTTAGGGATGAGTTATTATGATCATCCGCCCTTTGTAGCTTATTTAATAAGGATGTGTACATTAATATTTGGGGAAAGTAATTTTTCTATTAGACTAGTATCGGTAGGGACAATATTTGCAACCAGTATTTATATTTACAAGATCTCCTACTATCTGTATAAGAGTGAGAAGATAGCTGGGATTTCAGGGTTGATATTTAACATATTGCCATTGTATTCATTTTTGTCTATAATGACCCTGCCGGATTCACCATTAATCTTACTATATACCATGGTCCTTTATTATTTTTTAAAAGTGATCTATGAAAAAGATAGTAGAGCCTGGTATATTATAGCTATATTGACAGGTTTGGGGTTACTCAGTAAATACAATATGTTTATGGTATACCCGAGTATATTTTTCTATCTATTACTCAGTAAGGAAAATAGATTTTGGCTCCTAAAAAAAGAGCCTTATATAGCATTTATTATATCGATACTTATGTTTACACCTGTTATCTACTGGAATTACTCCCATAATTGGGGATCGTTTGAGTTTCACTTAGAGGGACGACAGAGTAAAACATTTAGATTAAGGCCTACAAAGTTTTTTCAATTTGTAGGAGGACAGATAGGTGTAGTATCTCCTATCCTATTCTTTGGTCTATTTTTAAGTTCTATAAAAAACTTTAAAAAGCCAGACGTAAATATATTATTTTGGTTTGCATTGCCACTCATAGGAGTATTTACTTTTAGTTCACTGTCTAATAGCTCGAAAGTTCACTGGTTAGCTTGTGCTTATATACCAATGATAATAGTTTTTGTAAGATATGTTGAATTTAATAAGTTATGGCGGGTAGGGATTGGACTCAGTGCAAGTTTATCTCTAATCTTATACTTTGTAGCGACAACCCTTGTAGTTCCCTTAAAGCCAAAAGAAAATGCTTTGGCTGATATGCAGGGCTGGGATATGGCTGGTGCTAGAGTACAGCAGATATACGATGAATCGACAAAAGATGGTGAAGAATGGTTTTTATTTGGAGATAGATACCAGACATCTTCCCAATTAGCTGCTTATCTGCCGAAAAAAGAGTATGTCTATAATCTCAGTGGCGGGACAAGTCAATTTGATTATTGGAAAGATAGAGATGGAGTGATTGGAAAAAACGGGATCTTTGTAGCCCACTCATTTTACAACAGAAAACCAGAGGATAAATTCTTGTTTGACAAGGTAGAACTGGTAGACACAGTTGTATTTAAAAGATGGGGAAGGGTTCAAAGGGAATATTATATATATAAAGTGTATAATTTTAAAGGGAGAAAATAG
- a CDS encoding Maf family protein codes for MILASKSPRRFEILSNFGIKKIEVVVAEIEEVSDKEDLVEQVVDIAVKKGIEIAKKYPNEFVVSADTVVILDGKILGKPKDCSEAFSTLTSLSGKTHEVVTAYSLINKSKEIFISSFDKTVVKFKKISKQEIDWYIETGEPMDKAGSYGIQGVGAGILIDRIEGEFYNVMGFPISKFVDDLKEHGIKIQNIIEL; via the coding sequence ATGATATTAGCTTCTAAATCTCCTAGAAGATTTGAAATTCTGAGTAATTTTGGGATAAAAAAAATAGAAGTAGTTGTTGCAGAAATAGAAGAAGTGAGTGACAAAGAAGACTTAGTTGAACAAGTAGTGGATATAGCGGTAAAAAAAGGAATAGAAATAGCAAAAAAATATCCTAATGAATTTGTAGTGTCAGCAGATACTGTGGTAATCTTAGATGGTAAAATATTGGGAAAACCGAAAGATTGTAGTGAGGCATTTTCGACACTTACCAGCTTATCTGGAAAGACTCATGAAGTTGTAACGGCTTATTCACTAATAAATAAAAGTAAGGAAATATTTATTTCGAGTTTTGATAAAACTGTTGTAAAATTTAAAAAGATATCAAAACAGGAGATAGATTGGTATATAGAAACAGGAGAACCAATGGATAAAGCAGGGTCTTATGGGATACAAGGTGTAGGAGCAGGAATACTGATTGATAGGATAGAGGGTGAATTTTATAATGTCATGGGATTTCCGATTTCGAAATTTGTAGATGACCTAAAAGAACACGGAATAAAAATACAAAACATAATAGAGTTGTAG
- a CDS encoding phosphatase PAP2 family protein translates to MDKETLMIIIVILIAIDVLREGYLKGFVGAFLRNLVRYKKTALVGLVITIFTIVYLDLPVAKQFSNKYYDKTLQGIENGARTATPEEIVILQQKAEVEKISKEKYSKYERFFANQGDGDTTAGTVVVLLLLGTLFKNKKLRKVSKEALMTIIAGGLLVNILKYIISRLRPDVNMLPYQFFNWASWIGGNESINPFKSASASLPSGHSIVSVAVAFSFYYGYKNKFIRVLAIIYAVVLSCSRVYGTRHWLSDIISAGFLGVLVAKTIYEINTEKK, encoded by the coding sequence GTGGATAAAGAGACGTTAATGATAATAATAGTTATTTTAATAGCTATAGATGTATTGAGAGAGGGTTATTTGAAAGGGTTTGTAGGAGCTTTTTTAAGAAATCTTGTAAGATATAAAAAAACAGCTCTAGTAGGTTTAGTTATAACCATATTTACTATAGTTTATTTAGACCTTCCTGTAGCCAAACAGTTTTCCAATAAATATTATGATAAAACTTTACAGGGGATAGAAAATGGAGCTAGAACAGCAACACCTGAAGAGATTGTGATTTTACAACAAAAAGCTGAAGTGGAAAAAATTAGTAAAGAAAAATATTCAAAATATGAAAGATTTTTTGCTAATCAAGGAGATGGAGATACAACAGCAGGTACTGTAGTCGTATTGCTCCTCTTGGGAACTCTATTTAAGAATAAAAAATTAAGAAAAGTTTCTAAAGAAGCTCTTATGACAATAATCGCAGGAGGTCTCCTGGTAAATATATTAAAATATATAATATCCAGGTTGAGACCAGATGTGAATATGCTGCCCTATCAGTTTTTTAATTGGGCATCTTGGATAGGCGGAAATGAAAGTATAAACCCATTTAAAAGTGCAAGTGCTAGTCTGCCTTCAGGACATTCAATTGTCTCGGTGGCAGTAGCTTTTTCATTTTATTATGGATATAAAAATAAATTTATTAGAGTACTGGCTATAATTTATGCTGTAGTGTTAAGCTGCTCTAGAGTATATGGTACCAGACATTGGTTAAGCGATATCATCTCAGCAGGATTTTTAGGGGTGTTAGTAGCTAAAACAATATATGAAATAAATACAGAAAAAAAATAG
- a CDS encoding cell envelope integrity protein TolA gives MYLSRTYQSLEEVLGGFRSVLIPYLILNILSDFISDLNKRTVFLMRLNFFFIFLICLSNLQLLFHVADLEKEGLDKNIFVYLYVDKNFGMLITMILYKFYFLVPVNINIAVTGTILFFSSFILFGKIAGNVVRRILKYYLKENREKRKKIRKLIKEKKRIKKQILEKEKSERIEAEKQSVIEKTVEKQRKERISQLKNKMESKKKSSIEKQLNINGIDLIEKKELKEEKIDEENRVDEVTEGQLHFKFKTEEV, from the coding sequence ATGTATTTAAGTAGAACCTATCAGTCTTTGGAAGAGGTATTAGGAGGATTTAGGAGTGTTTTGATTCCATACTTGATATTGAATATCCTTTCGGATTTCATATCGGATTTAAATAAAAGAACGGTCTTTTTAATGAGACTTAATTTTTTCTTTATTTTTTTAATATGTCTGAGTAACTTACAGTTATTGTTTCATGTTGCGGACTTAGAAAAAGAGGGATTAGATAAAAACATATTCGTTTATCTCTACGTGGATAAAAACTTTGGGATGCTAATAACTATGATCCTATATAAATTTTATTTTTTAGTACCTGTTAATATTAATATTGCGGTTACGGGGACAATACTATTTTTCTCCTCGTTTATACTCTTTGGAAAGATAGCGGGAAATGTAGTTCGAAGAATACTTAAATATTATCTAAAGGAAAATCGTGAAAAACGAAAAAAAATAAGAAAATTAATAAAAGAGAAAAAAAGAATAAAGAAGCAAATTTTAGAAAAAGAAAAAAGTGAAAGAATAGAGGCTGAAAAGCAAAGTGTAATTGAAAAAACAGTTGAAAAGCAAAGAAAAGAAAGAATTTCACAGTTGAAAAACAAGATGGAGAGTAAGAAAAAAAGTTCCATAGAGAAACAGCTAAATATCAATGGAATAGACCTGATAGAAAAAAAAGAATTAAAAGAAGAAAAAATAGATGAAGAGAATAGAGTAGATGAGGTGACTGAAGGACAGTTGCACTTTAAATTTAAAACGGAAGAGGTGTAA
- a CDS encoding GtrA family protein, producing MEVIKIFIKFGLVGASGVIVNMLIYTALITLDVNYLVAATIAFLFAVSSNFYLNFIWTFKGKGKGKSVKKKYLHFFVISLLNFIINLSILKVAVEFLSVNELTYDIITKYAGSNPDKIIKIIAQIIGIGVATFFNFFGNYFITFRK from the coding sequence TTGGAGGTAATTAAAATATTTATAAAGTTCGGTTTAGTAGGAGCCAGCGGCGTAATAGTAAACATGTTGATCTATACTGCCCTTATAACTTTGGATGTGAACTATCTTGTAGCTGCTACAATAGCTTTTTTATTTGCAGTGAGCAGTAATTTTTACTTAAATTTCATTTGGACATTTAAAGGTAAGGGAAAAGGTAAGAGTGTAAAGAAAAAATATTTACATTTTTTTGTAATAAGTTTATTAAATTTTATAATCAATTTATCTATCCTAAAGGTAGCAGTAGAATTTTTATCGGTAAATGAATTGACCTATGATATAATAACAAAATATGCAGGATCTAATCCTGATAAAATAATTAAGATAATAGCTCAAATAATTGGAATAGGAGTAGCTACATTTTTTAATTTTTTTGGGAATTACTTTATAACATTTCGAAAATAA
- a CDS encoding pseudouridine synthase — protein sequence MEKVRLNKYLASIGIGSRREIDKMVEEKKIMVNGEYPSPGIKVNIKDKISVDGRLIGKTKEKKVYYLLNKPKKVISAVKDDRGRRTVIDFVKTKERVYPIGRLDYDTEGMIILTNDGDLYNKVIHPKGEVYKKYLIQAAGHIKKINLGQLKAGIKLEDGLTLPAKVRFLKEEGSTTWLTVSIREGRNRQVRRMLDAIGHRVISLTRVKIGTLTMGDLEVGKYRHLTKEEVKYLKNV from the coding sequence ATGGAAAAAGTAAGATTAAATAAATACCTTGCATCTATAGGAATAGGGTCAAGGCGTGAGATAGATAAGATGGTAGAAGAAAAAAAAATAATGGTAAATGGTGAATATCCGAGTCCAGGAATTAAGGTAAATATCAAAGATAAAATATCAGTAGATGGAAGATTGATAGGAAAAACAAAAGAAAAAAAAGTATATTACCTTTTAAATAAACCTAAAAAAGTTATAAGTGCTGTAAAAGACGATAGAGGCAGAAGAACTGTAATAGATTTTGTAAAAACAAAGGAAAGAGTTTATCCAATAGGAAGATTGGACTATGATACAGAAGGAATGATCATATTAACTAATGATGGAGACCTTTATAATAAAGTAATCCACCCTAAAGGAGAAGTATATAAAAAATATTTAATACAGGCTGCGGGACATATTAAGAAAATAAATTTAGGACAGTTAAAGGCTGGAATAAAATTAGAAGATGGATTAACACTACCAGCTAAGGTAAGATTCTTGAAAGAAGAGGGGAGTACTACCTGGTTAACGGTTTCTATTAGAGAAGGGAGAAATCGTCAAGTTAGAAGGATGCTGGATGCGATTGGACACAGAGTTATAAGTTTAACTAGGGTAAAGATCGGGACACTTACTATGGGAGATTTAGAAGTAGGAAAGTATAGACACCTTACAAAAGAGGAAGTAAAGTATTTAAAAAATGTTTAG
- the scpB gene encoding SMC-Scp complex subunit ScpB, whose protein sequence is MNRENLGKEIEAMLYLASELEIKELAKFYNINMEKMVECLDELGEEKKNSGINLKIEKGMVYFETNPKYGERVYNFFNQESKPKKLSRAAMETLSIIAYKQPVTKSHIESIRGVSVERVIHNLEEKGLVYSSGKLETIGRPNLYSTTDNFLNYLNIENLTMLPNYTEIRQELEATKDESQNLKIENEL, encoded by the coding sequence ATGAATAGGGAAAACCTGGGAAAAGAAATAGAAGCGATGTTATATTTAGCCTCAGAATTAGAAATAAAAGAATTGGCTAAATTTTATAATATAAATATGGAAAAGATGGTAGAATGCTTAGATGAACTAGGGGAAGAGAAAAAAAATTCTGGAATAAACTTAAAAATAGAAAAGGGGATGGTATATTTTGAAACTAACCCGAAGTATGGAGAAAGAGTTTATAATTTTTTCAATCAAGAGAGTAAACCTAAAAAATTATCTAGGGCAGCCATGGAAACCCTGTCTATAATAGCTTATAAACAGCCGGTAACGAAAAGTCATATTGAATCTATAAGAGGGGTAAGTGTAGAAAGAGTTATCCATAATTTAGAAGAAAAGGGACTGGTGTATTCTAGCGGAAAATTAGAAACAATAGGAAGACCTAATTTATATAGTACAACGGATAATTTTTTAAATTATTTGAATATAGAGAATTTAACAATGCTGCCGAATTATACAGAGATAAGGCAAGAGTTAGAGGCAACCAAAGATGAAAGTCAAAATTTAAAAATAGAAAATGAACTGTAA
- a CDS encoding alpha/beta fold hydrolase — MGRQIRLWEPPAAVSVKGTIFIIHGMGEYSKRYEEMAGYINNNGYRVAMIDHIGHGNNIKKIEELGLIKDEFKTSMEELMDSIEQNRGEKPLFILGHSMGSFITQILLERGVENDGIILSGSTRPSKISIEFGYFISRFLLLFRNKRDLILNKLLFGRNNLKFLGDKEFRWLSRDKKSVEEYESDPLCGFIPYTSYFQGLFYLLKESSKIGDKRKYKKNPVYIFSGSDDPVGAYGAGTKKLYEFYKKMGYMDITLKLYKEGRHEMLNEVNRCEVYDDLLVWLDGRSI, encoded by the coding sequence ATGGGAAGACAAATTAGATTGTGGGAACCTCCTGCAGCTGTATCTGTAAAGGGGACGATATTCATAATTCATGGTATGGGAGAATACTCTAAAAGATATGAAGAAATGGCTGGTTATATTAACAATAATGGATATAGGGTGGCTATGATAGATCACATTGGACACGGGAATAATATAAAAAAAATTGAAGAATTGGGATTGATAAAAGATGAGTTCAAAACTTCCATGGAGGAGCTTATGGACTCTATTGAACAAAATAGAGGTGAGAAACCGTTATTTATACTGGGACATAGTATGGGGTCTTTTATCACTCAAATTTTACTGGAAAGAGGGGTAGAGAATGATGGGATTATCCTATCAGGGTCTACAAGACCATCTAAAATTTCAATAGAATTCGGATATTTTATATCGAGATTTCTTTTGTTATTTCGAAATAAAAGGGATCTGATATTAAATAAGTTGTTATTCGGAAGAAATAACTTGAAATTTTTAGGAGATAAAGAATTCAGATGGTTATCTAGGGATAAAAAGAGTGTGGAGGAGTATGAGAGTGATCCTCTATGTGGGTTCATTCCCTATACGAGTTATTTTCAAGGTTTATTTTATCTTTTGAAGGAATCCTCAAAGATAGGAGATAAAAGAAAATATAAAAAAAATCCTGTATATATCTTTTCTGGATCAGATGACCCTGTGGGGGCCTATGGGGCTGGGACAAAAAAATTATATGAATTTTATAAAAAAATGGGATATATGGACATCACATTAAAATTATATAAAGAAGGTCGTCATGAGATGTTGAACGAGGTAAACAGATGTGAGGTTTATGATGACCTTTTGGTGTGGTTAGACGGGAGGTCGATATGA
- the gatC gene encoding Asp-tRNA(Asn)/Glu-tRNA(Gln) amidotransferase subunit GatC, with product MALTREDVLKVAKLSMLEFKESEVMGLQNQLNDILEFVSKLDEANVEGIEPMTQVNDMYNSFREDVVVDSLTKEEAVKNAPEEIEGTFAVPRTVGEN from the coding sequence ATGGCATTAACTAGAGAAGACGTATTAAAAGTAGCAAAATTATCTATGTTGGAATTCAAGGAATCAGAAGTTATGGGTTTACAGAATCAACTAAATGATATTTTAGAGTTTGTTTCTAAATTAGATGAAGCGAATGTAGAAGGGATAGAGCCTATGACTCAGGTAAATGACATGTATAACTCATTTAGAGAAGATGTGGTGGTAGATTCTTTAACTAAGGAAGAAGCGGTGAAGAATGCTCCTGAAGAGATAGAGGGAACATTTGCAGTCCCTAGAACTGTTGGAGAAAATTAA
- a CDS encoding phospholipase D-like domain-containing protein, producing the protein MMKWIISLFILIFYGCSNLPSNISMESPIYQTNNVEFYYDLTHRREDTVYTEHRIFNQMEKMIENADEFVVMDVFLFNNLYNASEFNFPKVSSGIKKALIKKKKENKDIKIYFITDEINTFYGVYNTSELEELEKNGITVILTDLTETHGANSVYSTFWKYFFSWFGTGKHGWLPNPFSSEAPKVTIRAYLKLINLKGNHRKVLVTEKEALVTSANPHSASGYHSNIGFKFDGGIINSVVESEKAVGELSGVEMNLPVVEFHNEGKYKIQLLTEGKIGSALDEDIDNSQSGDEIYIGMFYLGDKVIVKKLVDAAKRGVEIKLILDENKEAFGMKKTGIPNKVTGKKLIDKSKGKIEVRWYRSSGEQYHTKLVVIKTSDKLIINGGSANLTKRNIRDYTLDTNIRVEAPLDSKLAVDIEQYFDMLWNDDKDTYIIEKEKLEDGYISNKILYDIQNISGFSTY; encoded by the coding sequence ATGATGAAGTGGATTATAAGTTTATTTATTTTAATTTTCTATGGCTGCAGTAATCTTCCATCAAATATATCTATGGAAAGTCCGATTTATCAGACTAATAATGTAGAGTTTTATTATGACTTAACTCACAGAAGAGAGGACACTGTCTATACTGAGCATAGGATTTTTAACCAGATGGAAAAAATGATAGAAAATGCCGATGAATTTGTAGTTATGGATGTATTTTTATTCAATAATTTATATAATGCCAGTGAATTTAATTTTCCTAAAGTTTCTTCTGGAATAAAAAAAGCTCTGATAAAAAAGAAAAAAGAAAATAAAGATATAAAGATATATTTTATAACCGATGAAATAAATACTTTTTATGGGGTTTACAACACAAGTGAGCTGGAGGAATTAGAAAAAAATGGGATTACAGTTATTTTAACCGATCTTACAGAAACTCATGGAGCTAATAGCGTTTATTCTACATTTTGGAAATATTTTTTTAGTTGGTTTGGAACAGGGAAACATGGATGGCTTCCAAATCCATTCAGCTCGGAAGCTCCAAAGGTAACCATAAGGGCTTATTTAAAATTAATTAATTTAAAGGGGAATCATAGGAAGGTATTGGTGACAGAAAAAGAAGCTTTAGTAACTTCAGCCAACCCCCACAGTGCCAGTGGATATCATTCCAATATAGGCTTTAAATTTGACGGTGGGATAATAAATTCAGTAGTAGAATCAGAAAAAGCTGTAGGAGAGCTATCAGGAGTTGAAATGAATCTGCCTGTAGTTGAATTTCATAATGAAGGTAAGTATAAGATTCAGTTACTTACCGAGGGGAAGATAGGAAGTGCTTTAGACGAAGATATAGACAATAGTCAAAGTGGAGATGAGATCTATATAGGTATGTTCTATCTAGGGGATAAAGTAATTGTTAAAAAATTAGTTGATGCAGCGAAAAGAGGTGTCGAAATAAAGTTGATATTAGATGAAAATAAAGAGGCGTTTGGGATGAAGAAAACAGGGATCCCAAATAAAGTTACGGGTAAAAAATTAATAGATAAAAGCAAGGGGAAGATAGAGGTAAGGTGGTATAGATCTTCAGGAGAACAATATCACACTAAATTAGTGGTTATAAAAACATCTGATAAGTTAATAATAAATGGAGGTTCAGCCAACTTGACTAAGAGGAATATCAGAGATTATACTTTAGATACTAATATAAGAGTGGAAGCTCCTTTAGATTCTAAATTGGCTGTCGATATAGAGCAATATTTTGATATGTTATGGAATGATGATAAAGATACCTATATTATAGAAAAGGAAAAATTAGAGGATGGGTATATAAGTAATAAAATTTTATATGATATTCAAAATATAAGTGGATTTTCAACCTATTAA